Proteins encoded together in one Shewanella acanthi window:
- a CDS encoding arylsulfatase: MKKTLLATALMASMSIAPTLRAAETDKPNILIIFPDDVGWTNVSAYGRGVIGYQTPNIDRLAKEGIMFTEHYAQPSSTAGRAALITGQYPIRSGMTTVGRPGAKLGLNEKTPTLAEALKELGYRSGQFGKNHLGDRNEHLPTVHGFDEFFGNLYHLNTEEEPEQYDYPKDPEFKEKFGTRGVLHCYATDKVDKTEDPRFGVVGKQKCEDTGPLTTKRMETVDDEFIAAAQNFMQQSKESNKPFFVWLNTSRMHMFTHLRESRRYLAADTNTEHDAYGSGMMEHDMQVGELLDAMKKMGVLDNTIIVYSTDNGPEHSAKTHGGTTPFRGEKMTTYEGGVRVPMIVRWPGHIPAGEIRTGIQSHMDIFTTLAAAAGAPDVREKMLKQRKQYIDGVNNLDYWAGKTKESARDSYIYYYESSIKAIRYKQWKLNFETSENYYEPYVKQKFPVIFNLHMDPYESFYSTLDRSQALQRKQWLNEPVQELLMEHIKTLQEYPPVQKADTHDFSELINELQKGRE, from the coding sequence ATGAAAAAAACATTGCTAGCTACGGCTCTTATGGCATCAATGAGTATCGCTCCCACTTTAAGGGCTGCAGAAACAGATAAACCGAATATATTGATTATCTTCCCTGATGATGTCGGTTGGACTAACGTCAGTGCATATGGACGAGGGGTTATTGGTTATCAGACTCCAAATATCGACCGGCTGGCTAAAGAAGGTATTATGTTTACAGAGCATTACGCTCAGCCTTCAAGTACTGCTGGTCGAGCCGCTCTAATTACTGGTCAATATCCTATCCGCAGCGGTATGACTACCGTTGGACGACCAGGTGCAAAACTAGGACTCAATGAGAAGACGCCAACGTTAGCTGAAGCACTTAAAGAGTTGGGGTATCGCAGTGGTCAGTTTGGTAAAAACCACCTTGGCGATCGTAATGAGCATTTACCAACAGTGCATGGCTTCGATGAGTTCTTTGGTAATCTCTACCATTTAAATACTGAAGAAGAACCTGAGCAATATGATTATCCCAAAGATCCTGAGTTTAAGGAAAAGTTTGGTACCCGTGGGGTATTACATTGTTATGCTACCGATAAGGTCGATAAAACCGAGGATCCGCGCTTTGGCGTAGTGGGTAAACAAAAGTGCGAAGATACAGGCCCTCTGACAACCAAACGTATGGAAACCGTTGATGATGAATTTATCGCAGCGGCACAAAATTTCATGCAACAAAGCAAAGAAAGTAATAAGCCATTTTTTGTTTGGTTAAATACAAGTCGTATGCATATGTTTACCCACCTTCGAGAATCGCGACGTTACTTAGCCGCCGACACAAATACCGAGCATGATGCATACGGTAGCGGGATGATGGAACATGACATGCAAGTTGGTGAGTTACTGGACGCCATGAAGAAGATGGGAGTACTTGATAACACGATCATTGTTTACTCTACTGACAATGGCCCTGAACACAGCGCTAAAACACATGGAGGTACAACGCCATTCCGTGGTGAGAAAATGACCACGTATGAGGGTGGGGTTCGAGTTCCTATGATTGTCCGCTGGCCGGGCCATATTCCTGCTGGTGAAATTAGAACTGGCATTCAATCGCATATGGATATTTTTACTACCTTAGCCGCAGCAGCAGGCGCGCCTGATGTACGTGAAAAAATGCTAAAACAGCGAAAACAATATATTGATGGTGTAAATAATCTGGATTATTGGGCTGGTAAAACAAAAGAGAGCGCTCGAGATAGTTATATCTATTATTACGAATCCAGCATTAAAGCCATACGCTACAAACAATGGAAGCTGAACTTTGAAACCAGTGAAAACTATTATGAACCATATGTAAAACAAAAATTCCCAGTGATATTCAATTTACATATGGATCCATACGAATCTTTCTATTCAACGCTCGATCGTTCACAAGCTCTACAGCGCAAACAGTGGTTAAACGAACCTGTGCAAGAGCTATTAATGGAGCATATCAAGACATTACAGGAATATCCTCCAGTGCAGAAGGCTGATACTCACGACTTTAGTGAGTTGATTAATGAGCTACAAAAGGGAAGAGAATAA
- a CDS encoding transposase, producing MQNIQLSLIYRGSVTCWIAEEAIAKGQGLAKQGIKDRPQLMNKLHITAAIMVKRMFAIHLQA from the coding sequence TTGCAAAATATACAACTAAGCCTTATTTACCGTGGTTCAGTTACCTGTTGGATTGCGGAGGAAGCCATCGCTAAAGGTCAAGGACTAGCAAAGCAAGGCATAAAAGACAGACCGCAATTAATGAATAAACTGCACATCACTGCCGCGATCATGGTTAAGCGTATGTTTGCCATTCATCTACAAGCATGA
- a CDS encoding YegP family protein, producing MSGWYELSKSTNGQFKFVLKAGNAETILTSEQYTAKSGAMNGIESVQTNSQIEERFAKEVAKNDKPYFNLKAANHQIIGTSQMYASTASRDNGIRSVMDNGKTTTIKDLT from the coding sequence ATGTCAGGATGGTATGAGTTAAGTAAAAGTACTAATGGGCAGTTTAAGTTTGTACTCAAGGCAGGGAATGCGGAAACGATACTCACAAGTGAGCAATATACCGCTAAAAGTGGTGCGATGAATGGGATCGAATCGGTGCAAACCAACTCGCAAATCGAAGAACGCTTTGCCAAAGAAGTCGCCAAAAACGACAAGCCCTACTTCAATCTCAAAGCCGCTAATCACCAAATCATTGGCACCAGCCAAATGTATGCAAGTACAGCCTCTAGGGACAACGGAATTCGGTCTGTGATGGATAACGGCAAGACGACCACGATTAAAGATTTAACCTAG
- a CDS encoding bacteriohemerythrin, translating to MAKKQTNKGTMGYRSIFAPLILLIYPLYCLAMSHDFVAVGCLIALGGILIFNINKLIRNLGLLEHAAHHVGDGDLSYQLDEKDAGVFKKVVHSINRMGEDVSRTILSLVETSDWMKKVASDIKDISEQAKLGVLEQERQTELAATAMTQMVSTVQEVSQNAANTAQAADIAHGSAKHGDALIGDIVKKITEMTGQIHQTKEVIEHLAADSNNISSIIDTISQVAEQTNLLALNAAIESARAGEHGRGFAVVADEVRNLAKRTSEATIEIQQQIAALQQGAHQGVDVMLRNVVIAEETAVMVDQAHIALGNIVTQVESITDMSHQIATASEEQHAVAEEINKNISVMAELALTNARHTNHTNLSSLKVYNMSQEIGALLHRFHVDAAMFSNSKELNKQFVKWGPDLDIGMPEINRQHQRLINLINELHRTLSESYGLEAIKRIVQGLVDYTANHFSYEEELFARFGYPQTAEHKEKHTKLVDQVLDFQRRVAKGEDVADELMAFLKSWLVNHIQKSDREYTQFLLAHGAE from the coding sequence ATGGCAAAAAAGCAAACAAATAAGGGAACTATGGGTTATCGTTCGATTTTTGCCCCACTTATTTTACTGATCTATCCCCTCTATTGCCTTGCCATGAGCCATGATTTTGTGGCGGTTGGTTGTCTGATTGCCCTTGGGGGGATTCTTATTTTCAACATCAATAAGCTTATTCGTAACTTAGGGTTACTCGAGCATGCTGCCCATCATGTTGGCGATGGTGATTTAAGTTATCAACTCGATGAAAAAGACGCTGGTGTATTTAAAAAGGTCGTCCATAGCATCAACCGGATGGGTGAAGATGTGAGTCGTACTATTTTATCTCTGGTTGAAACCAGTGATTGGATGAAAAAAGTGGCCTCGGATATCAAAGATATCAGTGAGCAGGCAAAACTTGGAGTGCTCGAGCAGGAGCGTCAAACTGAGCTTGCGGCCACAGCAATGACACAGATGGTGTCGACGGTGCAGGAAGTGTCACAAAATGCAGCCAATACTGCCCAAGCTGCTGATATTGCACATGGTTCAGCTAAACATGGCGATGCGTTGATCGGGGATATCGTTAAGAAAATTACCGAGATGACAGGGCAAATCCATCAGACTAAAGAAGTCATAGAACATCTTGCAGCGGACAGTAATAATATCAGCAGCATTATCGATACCATCTCCCAAGTTGCTGAGCAGACGAACCTGTTAGCATTAAATGCGGCAATTGAGAGTGCTAGGGCAGGTGAGCACGGTCGGGGGTTTGCGGTGGTTGCAGATGAAGTACGAAACCTTGCTAAACGTACTTCAGAAGCCACTATTGAAATCCAGCAGCAAATTGCTGCTCTGCAGCAGGGTGCCCATCAAGGTGTGGATGTAATGCTGCGCAATGTGGTGATCGCCGAGGAAACCGCGGTAATGGTGGACCAGGCACATATAGCGCTTGGTAATATTGTGACTCAGGTTGAAAGTATCACTGATATGTCCCACCAAATTGCAACAGCCTCAGAAGAGCAACATGCTGTTGCCGAGGAGATTAATAAAAATATCAGTGTGATGGCCGAGCTTGCACTCACAAATGCGCGTCATACTAATCACACTAATTTATCGAGTCTCAAGGTTTACAATATGTCCCAGGAAATTGGAGCGCTGCTGCATCGATTCCATGTTGATGCCGCAATGTTTTCCAACAGTAAGGAGCTGAACAAGCAGTTTGTAAAGTGGGGCCCAGATCTCGATATTGGAATGCCAGAAATTAATCGTCAGCATCAAAGATTAATAAACCTTATCAATGAATTACATCGTACCTTGAGTGAGTCTTACGGGCTTGAAGCCATTAAGCGTATCGTCCAGGGGCTAGTGGATTACACTGCTAACCACTTCTCCTATGAAGAAGAACTTTTCGCCCGTTTTGGTTACCCTCAAACCGCTGAACATAAAGAAAAACACACTAAGCTTGTTGACCAAGTATTAGATTTTCAGCGCCGGGTTGCGAAAGGGGAAGATGTTGCCGATGAATTGATGGCCTTCTTAAAATCTTGGCTCGTTAACCATATCCAAAAAAGCGATAGGGAATACACTCAGTTTTTACTCGCCCATGGCGCCGAATAA